In Neodiprion pinetum isolate iyNeoPine1 chromosome 6, iyNeoPine1.2, whole genome shotgun sequence, one genomic interval encodes:
- the LOC124221631 gene encoding uncharacterized protein — protein MYGKLIILLAVASSLSAQSNSTVSPNIVTTVSTVAATMIYTNSSSMIESTTALTTNATTAAQNTTQSAANGTRPPGQTERYRHTRRPSGRPPTPPQRVQFPGSKMMSDFMNILTTLLEPPVSSNNVKRHSRNTVSFNYSDSVNITDMSYFFNGPSLPGFFGVPDLRYFQMPNVNEMVPSLPQISNPQNLHIPRIPGFPNSPEVFGMRDVTEEARQRLTAEISPGQDLASGIQNAIRNGLSSSNPTEAMRGLISTILDAYLAVARNCPFLIAGGYLMREGLWLSSVVLRTMANMARQV, from the exons ATGTACGGTAAGCTGATTATCCTACTCGCTGTTGCGAGCTCCTTATCGGCCCAGTCGAATTCTACCGTTTCACCGAACATTGTGACGACGGTTTCTACCGTCGCCGCAACAATGATCTATACCAACAGTTCGTCAATGATCGAAAGTACAACCGCATTAACGACAAATGCTACG ACTGCAGCCCAAAATACGACACAGTCTGCTGCCAACGGAACCAGGCCTCCGGGGCAAACTGAACGTTATAGACATACAAGACGTCCATCTGGAAGACCTCCAACCCCTCCACAACGTGTCCAATTTCCAGGATCGAAAATGATGTCCGACTTCATGAATATCTTAACCACACTTTTAGAACCGCCAGTCTCCAGCAATAACGTTAAACGCCATTCTAGAAATACGGTGTCTTTCAACTACTCGGATAGTGTTAATATAACCGATATGTCTTACTTTTTTAACGGTCCAAGTCTACCAGGTTTCTTCGGCGTCCCTGATTTAAGGTACTTCCAGATGCCTAATGTGAACGAAATGGTGCCATCATTGCctcaaatttcgaatccccAGAATCTCCATATTCCCAGAATCCCAGGTTTTCCCAATTCTCCGGAAGTCTTCGGCATGCGAGATGTTACCGAAGAGGCGAGGCAAAGGCTAACGGCGGAAATCAGCCCTGGACAAGATCTGGCCAGCGGTATCCAAAACGCCATTCGGAATGGACTCAGCAGTTCAAATCCGACCGAAGCTATGAGGGGGCTCATCTCTACAATCTTGGATGCCTATTTGGCCGTCGCCCGAAACTGTCCTTTCCTCATCGCCGGTGGATATCTTATGCGCGAGGGACTGTGGCTCAGTTCCGTCGTCCTGAGGACCATGGCGAACATGGCGAGACAAGTCTGA